The sequence ATTATATCCGGCAGCTCGTGCAGACTCAGCAGCGTTCAAAAAAGTATCAGATCCTTGGTCAAGATAGAGCTGAAGCCAGATGTCGAGTTTTGAAACCTTGGGGGCCATAACTATTCCCCCTTAGCAACTTTACAAACCCGACTAGATAAAACCTTCAGCAGATCACCCGAGGCGAACCCGCTTACACCTACAATTCCAGCCCTTACAGCATCCGAAACAGCCAAATCAGATATCAACAGATGTACGCACATTCCGGTGAACCCTGATGTGAGTGTTCCAATTGCTAAAG is a genomic window of Maridesulfovibrio ferrireducens containing:
- a CDS encoding phage holin family protein: MDRLTQAEFWAKLSIPILISTLGGIVRSLQRTDRCSWKSLAIGTLTSGFTGMCVHLLISDLAVSDAVRAGIVGVSGFASGDLLKVLSSRVCKVAKGE